In one Mus caroli chromosome 14, CAROLI_EIJ_v1.1, whole genome shotgun sequence genomic region, the following are encoded:
- the LOC110309943 gene encoding protein BEX3-like, with protein MANVHQENEEMEQPLQNGQEDRPVGGGEGHQPAANNNHHNYNHNHHQRGQARRLDPNFRWAILHRQMNDGLGGDGDDMEMFMEEMREIQKKLRELQLRNCLRILMGELSNHHDHHDEFCLMP; from the coding sequence ATGGCCAATGTCCACCAGGAAAACGAAGAGATGGAGCAGCCCCTGCAGAATGGACAGGAAGACCGCCCTGTGGGAGGAGGTGAGGGCCACCAGCCTGCTgcaaacaacaaccaccacaactacaaccacaaccaccaccaaagaGGCCAGGCTCGCCGACTTGACCCTAACTTCCGATGGGCCATTCTCCACAGGCAGATGAATGACGGATTGGGTGGAGATGGAGATGATATGGAAATGTTCatggaggagatgagagagatCCAGAAAAAGCTTAGGGAGCTACAGCTGAGAAATTGTCTGCGCATCCTTATGGGGGAGCTGTCTAACCACCATGATCACCATGATGAATTCTGCCTTATGCCTTGA